Proteins from a genomic interval of Coccinella septempunctata chromosome 2, icCocSept1.1, whole genome shotgun sequence:
- the LOC123306642 gene encoding tubulin beta chain — MREIVHLQAGQCGNQVGAKFWEVISEEHGIDPSGIYTGDSSLQLERINVYYNEATVATRSNGGKYVPRAILLDLEPGTMDSVRSGIYGRLFRPDNFVFGQSGAGNNWAKGHYTEGAELVDAVLDVVRKEAENCDCLQGFQLTHSLGGGTGSGMGTLLISKIREEYPDRIMNTYSVMPSPKVSDTVVEPYNATLSVHQLVENTDETYCIDNEALYDICFRTLKVPNPSYGDLNHLVSLTMSGVTTCLRFPGQLNADLRKLAVNMVPFPRLHFFMPGFAPLTSRGNQQYRALTVPELTQQMFDARNMMAACDPRHGRYLTVAAVFRGRMSMKEVDEQMLAVQNKNSSYFVEWIPNNVKTAVCDIPPVGLKMSSTFIGNTTAIQELFKRISEQFAAMFRRKAFLHWYTGEGMDEMEFTEAESNMNDLVSEYQQYQEATADEDFETEEEPAGDDFNC, encoded by the exons ttttgggaAGTCATTTCTGAAGAGCATGGTATCGACCCCAGTGGAATCTACACAGGAGACAGCAGTTTACAATTAGAAAGGATAAATGTTTACTACAATGAAGCTACAG ttgcaaCCCGTAGCAATGGAGGAAAATACGTCCCAAGAGCCATCCTTCTGGATTTGGAACCAGGAACAATGGACTCCGTACGATCAGGCATATATGGAAGACTTTTCCGACCAGACAATTTCGTTTTCGGACAATCAGGCGCTGGCAACAACTGGGCTAAGGGGCATTATACAGAAGGTGCAGAATTGGTAGATGCTGTCCTGGATGTAGttagaaaagaagcggaaaacTGCGACTGTTTGCAAGGATTTCAACTCACCCATTCACTAGGAGGTGGTACCGGATCTGGCATGGGCACCCTCTTAATATCCAAAATCAGAGAAGAATATCCTGACAGAATTATGAACACCTACAGTGTTATGCCTAGCCCCAAAGTATCCGACACTGTTGTAGAGCCATACAATGCTACCCTTTCCGTTCACCAACTTGTAGAAAATACGGATGAAACTTACTGTATCGACAACGAAGCTCTGTATGACATATGTTTCAGAACTCTCAAAGTTCCGAATCCAAGTTATGGCGATCTCAACCATTTGGTGTCTTTAACAATGTCTGGTGTCACGACTTGTCTCAGGTTTCCTGGTCAACTCAACGCCGATCTTAGAAAACTGGCTGTCAACATGGTTCCCTTCCCTCGACTTCATTTCTTCATGCCAGGCTTTGCCCCGTTAACCTCCCGTGGCAATCAACAGTACAGAGCTCTTACAGTACCAGAACTCACTCAACAAATGTTCGATGCTAGAAACATGATGGCCGCTTGCGATCCAAGACATGGAAGATATTTGACCGTCGCTGCTGTCTTCAGAGGAAGGATGTCCATGAAAGAGGTTGATGAGCAAATGCTTGCTGTACAGAACAAGAATAGCAGTTACTTCGTCGAATGGATTCCGAACAACGTCAAAACAGCCGTTTGTGATATTCCACCAGTTGGTTTGAAGATGTCGTCTACATTCATAGGAAATACCACTGCCATCCAAGAACTGTTCAAGAGAATCTCTGAACAGTTTGCTGCCATGTTCAGGAGGAAGGCTTTCTTGCATTGGTATACTGGAGAAGGTATGGACGAAATGGAATTTACTGAAGCTGAATCCAACATGAACGATTTGGTATCAGAATATCAACAATATCAAGAAGCAACCGCCGACGAAGATTTCGAAACTGAAGAAGAACCAGCTGGAGACGACTTCAACTGCTGA
- the LOC123307870 gene encoding uncharacterized protein LOC123307870, producing MRIDSFFGHRDSNASADLPNERKSISRRMKRFLNYKRDKWWSYIICLITFVITLTVGFLALLSKTSLYYVLFRSMIDMRGPVLILILILDFWIFCFNAALFYGIKYKNAVLIFVWIITMLVNWNIYVFARLIHLVDKAMDEEIELKDLYVDIVHLYFNVGFWLLMISIIWDYWQTISNITDIPELIDFLAQWHARSHMPSAGESSSLPDSEFTTPRTSRFAARDY from the exons atgagaataGATTCATTCTTTGGTCACAGAGATTCGAATGCTAGTGCAGATTTACCAAACGAGAGGAAGAGTATTTCTAGAAGAATGAAAAGATTTCTAAATTATAAACGAGACAAATGGTGGAGCTATATCATCTGTTTGATAACATTT GTCATCACCCTTACAGTTGGATTTTTAGCTTTGCTATCAAAGACAAGCCTTTATTATGTTCTTTTTCGGAGTATGATTGATATGCGTGGGCCTGTCCTAATCCTGATTTTGATTCTGGACTTCTGGATTTTTTGCTTCAATGCTGCTTTATTTTATGGAATTAAATAT AAAAATGCTGTTCTCATCTTTGTATGGATTATCACTATGCTGGTGAACTGGAATATTTATGTTTTTGCTAGGTTGATTCATTTGGTGGATAAAGCAATGGATGAAGAAATTGAACTGAAAGATTTATATGTTGATATAGTACACCTATATTTCAATGTCG GTTTTTGGTTGCTGATGATCAGTATAATATGGGATTATTGGCAGACAATATCTAATATAACGGATATTCCAGAACTAATAGATTTTTTGGCACAATGGCATGCCAGATCACATATGCCTTCAGCAGGGGAAAGTTCTTCGTTGCCAG ATAGCGAGTTCACAACACCGAGGACTTCGAGATTTGCTGCACGAGATTATTAG